One Algihabitans albus genomic region harbors:
- a CDS encoding acetyl/propionyl/methylcrotonyl-CoA carboxylase subunit alpha: MFASLLIANRGEIACRIQRTARRMGLRCIAVYSDADAQAPHVLLSDEAHRLGPAPARESYLNVEALLEAAARSGAEAVHPGYGFLSENAGFAEACARAGLVFVGPPPAAIRAMGSKSEAKTIMEKAGVPLVPGYHGSDQAQDLLAAQAQRIGYPVLIKASAGGGGKGMRVVERPDDFEAALTSAKREASASFADDRVLIEKYLTKPRHIELQVFADSQGNVLHLGERDCSIQRRHQKVIEEAPAPGMTPERRLEMGEAAKAAAAAIGYVGAGTVEFIAEGEDFFFMEMNTRLQVEHPVTEMITGQDLVEWQLKVAAGELLPLTQEEVRLTGHAFEVRLYAEDPARDFLPATGRLTHLRFPEESPHLRVDAGVGEGDEISVHYDPMIAKLIVWDSTRAAALRRLSGALALTEVVGTTTNLAFLQRLAAHSAFADADFDTGFIGKHAEALQPERSAASDDLLALACLAELLARAQEARRAAAASSDPHSPWWSTDGWRLNAGTHRRLIFDDGAGDEGGGPRAAVVHYLPDGLYEIELEGRVIEARAQLREPRADGGGRIEANLAGRRLVATAVWQGRELTLLSDGGAHHLTLFDQLAAGEADETRDDRLVAPMPGKVVQVLVEAGAEVTAGQPLIVLEAMKMEHTLSAPADGRIAALRYAAGDLVEEGVELLEFAPAVVEEAAS, from the coding sequence ATGTTCGCCTCGCTGCTGATCGCCAACCGCGGCGAGATCGCCTGCCGTATCCAGCGGACGGCGCGCCGCATGGGGCTGCGCTGCATCGCGGTCTATTCCGATGCCGACGCCCAGGCGCCCCACGTCCTGCTGTCCGACGAGGCCCATCGCCTTGGGCCGGCGCCGGCGCGCGAGAGCTACCTGAATGTCGAGGCGTTGCTGGAGGCGGCGGCACGCAGCGGGGCGGAGGCGGTTCACCCCGGCTACGGATTTCTCTCGGAGAATGCCGGCTTCGCCGAGGCCTGCGCCCGCGCCGGACTGGTCTTCGTCGGGCCCCCGCCGGCCGCGATCCGGGCCATGGGCTCCAAGTCCGAGGCCAAGACGATCATGGAAAAGGCCGGCGTGCCGCTGGTCCCCGGCTATCACGGCAGCGACCAGGCGCAGGACCTGCTGGCGGCGCAGGCGCAGCGGATCGGCTATCCCGTTCTGATCAAGGCCTCGGCCGGCGGCGGCGGCAAGGGCATGCGCGTCGTCGAGCGGCCGGACGACTTCGAGGCGGCACTGACCTCCGCCAAGCGCGAAGCCTCGGCCTCCTTCGCCGACGACCGTGTCCTGATCGAGAAGTACCTGACCAAGCCGCGCCACATCGAGCTGCAGGTCTTCGCCGACAGCCAGGGCAACGTTCTGCATTTGGGAGAGCGCGACTGCTCGATCCAGCGCCGCCACCAGAAGGTGATCGAGGAGGCGCCGGCCCCCGGCATGACGCCGGAGCGCCGTCTGGAGATGGGAGAGGCGGCCAAGGCCGCCGCCGCCGCGATCGGTTACGTCGGTGCCGGGACGGTGGAGTTCATCGCCGAGGGCGAGGACTTCTTCTTCATGGAGATGAACACCCGCCTGCAGGTCGAGCATCCGGTGACGGAGATGATCACCGGCCAGGATCTGGTCGAGTGGCAGCTCAAGGTGGCCGCGGGCGAGCTCCTGCCGCTGACGCAGGAGGAGGTCCGCCTGACCGGCCATGCCTTCGAGGTGCGCCTTTACGCCGAGGATCCGGCGCGCGATTTCCTGCCCGCCACCGGCCGCCTGACGCATCTGCGCTTTCCCGAAGAGTCTCCACATCTTCGGGTCGATGCCGGCGTGGGCGAGGGCGATGAGATCTCGGTGCACTACGACCCGATGATCGCCAAGTTGATCGTCTGGGATTCGACGCGCGCCGCCGCCTTGCGCCGGCTGTCCGGCGCGTTGGCGCTGACCGAGGTGGTCGGGACCACCACGAACCTGGCGTTTCTGCAGCGGCTCGCCGCGCATTCGGCCTTCGCCGACGCCGATTTCGACACCGGCTTCATCGGCAAGCACGCCGAGGCCTTGCAGCCCGAGCGGAGCGCCGCCTCCGACGACCTGCTGGCGCTGGCCTGTCTGGCCGAGTTGCTGGCGCGCGCCCAGGAGGCGCGCCGGGCGGCCGCGGCCTCCAGCGACCCCCATTCGCCCTGGTGGAGCACCGACGGCTGGCGGCTCAACGCCGGTACGCACCGGCGCCTGATCTTCGACGACGGGGCCGGAGATGAGGGGGGCGGGCCGCGCGCGGCGGTCGTCCACTATCTGCCGGATGGTCTCTACGAGATCGAACTGGAGGGGCGCGTGATCGAGGCGCGCGCCCAGCTTCGTGAGCCGCGCGCCGACGGCGGGGGCCGGATCGAGGCCAATCTGGCCGGGCGGCGGCTGGTCGCCACCGCGGTCTGGCAGGGCCGCGAACTGACCTTGCTCAGCGATGGCGGTGCCCATCATCTGACGCTCTTCGATCAACTGGCCGCGGGCGAGGCCGACGAGACGCGCGACGACCGTCTGGTGGCGCCGATGCCGGGCAAGGTCGTGCAGGTTCTGGTCGAGGCCGGCGCCGAGGTGACGGCCGGCCAGCCCCTGATCGTGCTCGAGGCCATGAAGATGGAACATACCCTCTCGGCGCCGGCGGACGGTCGGATCGCGGCGCTGCGCTACGCCGCCGGCGATCTGGTCGAGGAAGGCGTCGAGCTGCTCGAGTTCGCGCCGGCTGTGGTGGAGGAGGCGGCATCGTGA